From the Anopheles coustani chromosome X, idAnoCousDA_361_x.2, whole genome shotgun sequence genome, one window contains:
- the LOC131269592 gene encoding uncharacterized protein LOC131269592, whose protein sequence is MPSLHVLFGLLYLSSLSLLSGLHGANSGSTDASIPHAVGENCDHHTTTTSQFEEYFDIDQIGNNRSEQNVVDLTLFVQVHNMQEELAILLSASNRSRQHPDYGQTYEVRVSNVYTVIYRETLRMSAHHSHNFNFFPGEQFRLCIQITRAGHITVTVPGLQKSLILVVEDERTPIEVAYISFGSRMNAYPVTIYFNCVSSAEGRARQRRPSPSKAITIHAEDEQQRHPLPDVDNDRPGGVGRNHDHTEDSNDDADNDDDDDDDNDNDDVGHGNAHHTTGHSSEPVDGDSGRQRQTNSGGDDGTQAAQGTATATCPVCPRPEKCEVVVKACSDTSKDLLMQPTSGSDGEKQKYFFYFNVYLSRKGEKGKATAGDLTPTLGTANQVL, encoded by the exons ATGCCATCGCTGCACGTCCTATTCGGACTGCTGTACCTAAGCAGCCTTTCGCTGCTGAGTGGACTTCACGGAGCGAACAGTGGATCGACCGACGCCAGCATCCCGCATG CAGTCGGTGAGAACTGTGATCACCACACGACGACCACCAGCCAGTTCGAGGAGTACTTTGACATCGACCAGATTGGCAACAACCGGTCGGAGCAGAATGTGGTCGATCTGACGCTGTTCGTGCAGGTGCACAACATGCAGGAGGAGCTGGCGATTCTGCTGTCGGCGAGCAACCGGTCCCGCCAGCACCCGGACTACGGTCAAACGTACGAGGTGCGGGTGAGCAACGTCTACACCGTCATCTACCGGGAGACGCTGCGCATGTCGGCGCACCACAGCCACAACTTCAACTTCTTCCCGGGCGAGCAGTTCCGGCTGTGCATTCAGATCACGCGCGCCGGTCACATCACCGTCACCGTACCGGGACTCCAGAAGTCGCTGATCCTCGTCGTCGAGGACGAGCGCACGCCGATCGAGGTGGCGTACATCAGTTTCGGTTCGCGCATGAACGCGTATCCGGTGACGATCTACTTCAACTGTGTCAGCTCGGCCGAGGGTCGCGCCCGCCAGCGACGACCGTCGCCGTCCAAGGCCATCACCATCCACGCGGAGGACGAGCAGCAGCGCCATCCGCTGCCGGACGTCGACAACGACCGTCCCGGCGGTGTCGGGCGCAACCATGACCACACCGAGGACTCCAACGACGACGctgacaacgacgacgacgacgacgatgacaacgacaacgacgacgttGGACACGGCAACGCCCATCACACCACCGGACACAGCTCCGAGCCCGTCGATGGTGACAGCGGCCGACAGCGACAGACCAACTCCGGAGGGGACGATGGAACACAGGCCGCCCAGGGCACGGCCACCGCCACCTGTCCCGTCTGCCCGCGGCCGGAGAAGTGCGAGGTAGTAGTGAAGGCGTGCTCCGACACCTCCAAGGACCTGCTGATGCAACCAACATCCGGCAGTGACGGCGAGAAGCAGAAGTACTTCTTCTACTTCAACGTCTACCTGAGCCGGAAGGGCGAGAAGGGCAAGGCGACTGCGGGGGACCTGACACCGACGCTCGGCACCGCCAACCAGGTGCTGTGA
- the LOC131268993 gene encoding uncharacterized protein LOC131268993: protein MASLDAIRTDDVPTNCRVETTVTSGTFDQYYALADIGNRPSERHLVNVSVEIAVRSRQEELAVLLSSLDRSHQYPDFAHTYEMRLTNVYTVLYRETLKLRAYHSPQDKLFPADRFRLRFLIGHDGNLTVLANDDPARVLLAVVDTQPPLEPHYISFASRMNAYPIRFSLGCGLPELTPEATTADPDMFSATQATELSTPPVGVNNACPPCPECAKQRCQVVVRACADNARDANDRSRDEQEQRYYFYFNLLLQKNKTKQAIEPSSGRKAKP, encoded by the exons ATGGCGTCGCTGGATGCGATCCGCACGGACGATG TGCCAACGAACTGCCGGGTGGAGACCACGGTGACGTCCGGCACGTTCGACCAGTACTACGCCCTGGCCGACATCGGCAACCGACCGTCGGAGCGCCATCTGGTGAACGTCAGCGTGGAGATCGCGGTGCGCAGCCGGCAGGAGGAGCTGGCGGTGCTGCTGTCGAGCCTGGACCGGTCGCACCAGTATCCGGACTTTGCCCACACGTACGAGATGCGGCTGACGAACGTCTACACCGTCCTGTACCGGGAGACGCTCAAGCTGCGGGCGTACCACAGCCCTCAGGACAAACTGTTCCCGGCCGATCGCTTCCGGCTGCGGTTTCTGATCGGCCACGACGGCAACCTGACCGTGCTGGCGAACGACGATCCGGCGCGGGTGCTGCTGGCGGTGGTGGACACCCAGCCGCCGCTGGAACCGCACTACATCAGCTTCGCCTCGCGGATGAACGCCTACCCGATTCGGTTCTCGCTAGGCTGCGGACTTCCGGAGCTGACGCCGGAAGCAACCACTGCCGATCCGGACATGTTCAGTGCCACACAGGCGACGGAGTTGTCCACTCCACCAGTCGGTGTCAACAACGCCTGTCCACCCTGCCCGGAGTGCGCCAAGCAGCGGTGTCAGGTGGTCGTGCGGGCATGCGCAGACAACGCCAGGGACGCAAACGATCGGTCAAGGGACGAGCAGGAACAGCGGTACTACTTCTACTTCAACCTTCTCCTCCAGAAGAACAAGACCAAGCAGGCGATCGAGCCGAGTTCCGGTCGGAAAGCCAAGCCGTAA
- the LOC131269597 gene encoding uncharacterized protein LOC131269597, giving the protein MMEPPARNAMWRFGFPNPVNYNDNELFCGGYAVQWEQNQGNCGVCGDAYHLRTPRPHEAGGEYGKGIVSRRYVAGQEVDVEIELTANHMGRFELYLCPNNNPRADATQECFDRYPLYLSGTKEVRFFIPPDSKKKDVFRYRVQLPLYVSCTQCVLQWTYFTGNMWGRCDNGTESVGCGRPETFRNCADISIVSNTGGGRPPLFVGNNNPFLLYYRDFRDPKPDNVYPLIIRDQVCLPTATYRSFIGMEEWCQNNCLRYPPNCPESVCHCPQTCEAIGELQGREGADVYCLDQCLNYKSSCPADRCRCY; this is encoded by the exons ATGATGGAGCCGCCGGCGCGAAACGCCATGTGGCGCTTCGGTTTCCCCAATCCCGTCAACTACAACGACAACGAGCTGTTCTGCGGCGGGTACGCGGTGCAGTGGGAGCAGAACCAGGGCAACTGTGGCGTGTGCGGCGACGCGTACCACCTGCGTACACCCCGGCCGCACGAGGCGGGCGGCGAGTACGGCAAGGGCATCGTGTCGCGCCGCTACGTCGCCGGGCAGGAGGTGGACGTCGAGATCGAGCTGACCGCCAACCATATGGGCCGGTTCGAGCTGTACCTCTGCCCGAACAACAATCCGCGCGCCGACGCCACGCAGGAGTGCTTCGACCGCTACCCGCTGTACCTGTCCGGCACCAAGGAGGTGCGCTTCTTCATTCCGCCCGACTCGAAGAAGAAGGACGTGTTCCGGTACCGGGTGCAGCTGCCGCTGTACGTGAGCTGCACCCAGTGCGTCCTCCAGTGGACGTACTTCACCGGCAACATGTGGGGACGGTGCGACAACGGTACCGAGTCGGTCGGCTGCGGCAGACCAG AAACCTTCCGCAACTGTGCGGACATCAGCATCGTGTCCAACACCGGCGGTGGCCGACCGCCACTGTTCGTCGGCAACAACAACCCGTTCCTGCTGTACTACCGCGACTTCCGCGACCCCAAGCCCGACAACGTCTACCCGCTGATTATTCG CGATCAGGTGTGTCTGCCAACCGCGACCTACCGCAGCTTCATCGGGATGGAGGAATGGTGCCAGAACAACTGCCTACGCTATCCACCGAACTGTCCGGAGTCGGTCTGTCACTGCCC ACAAACGTGCGAAGCGATCGGCGAGCTGCAGGGTCGCGAGGGAGCCGACGTGTACTGCCTGGACCAGTGTCTCAACTACAAGTCGTCCTGCCCAGCCGACAGATGTCGCTGCTACTGA